The window ACTATTCAAAAGACTGTCTGAGAAGTGCTTCCAGCATTGCCAGGTgatccagtacatcacccaaggactgacttctatgtggatgggtccacacaccatgatcctgaccactcccactgctgccaaggtggaAGGCATGCCCTattccaaccacaaactggaagctggttggtctacatacgGCTAAAGAATGAAGGGTTGGTTTACATATGGCTGAAGaatgaagaaactcactaaggactcccttttaattagactttgggaaaaagggaaactagggtaaaacaaaagctaattaattttatataagttaCAAAAGGATTGTAcagtttatagaaaattaatcaataatatttatttctttagtgaactgtattgctattaatgctatctgttaaatatctattacatgttataagttaatattcctacacaacagcctcatactcttcaataaattaagtcaaggatttgacttagaatataaaaccagtggggattatTGTAAGGTACCCAAAAGCTGCAAAATTAGTATTGATATTCtagaagaaaaggtcaggctttctagtcccatccttcctttgggaagggggaggggaggagaatatAGAAGTTTATGGTTttcaagaacaatgggtcatttagttttaaatctaaaataaaggttaactgagaaacttcttctctttcaatgggagacaggatttacataccaccttacattgattgaagtttctcccccttcctggaatcttgagagtaacatacctctaggcaaagaagGGAAGAtaaaccctaaaagatttgtaaacatctttgtgttaccttgaaagtcttaatgtttctgtgtatcccctaaacaaatgttgtaagcttgtgccatgatgtcatgctttcTCCTGCCCATGTGtagtcaagggtatataaccagcccctgaaagGTATTTTGCACACATAATTTGGGTTTGTGAATGCCCCAGGTCAGCCATATGttgctggcatatttaataagtctcctcctttaatagaactcttcaaaattcatttggacttggtgtttcTACATAAACCCGTGGAATTGAGgtacgggtactttacaacagtagcTGACAGATATTCTAGAGCTTCAGAAGCAGACAAATCTCACCTGAGTGCTGAGAAGAGCCAAGGCAAGGTCTCTAGGATTAATCTTTCATAGTAGCATAGAAACCTAAATCTTTTTGAGGCTTAAAGAACAAGTGAGTAGGAAAGGAGGGCCATACTAACAAAGCCAGAGGTGAGTGTATTGATTTCCTATACCCAGAGTAGTTTTCCTGAGTGGGCCTTAAGGATAAGGAGATGTAACCACAATCTTTACAGAAACCTCTGGGGAGGAGCATGAGAAGTTCATTAAGAATAGGCAATGAATATGGCTGCCCCACCTCTCATGCCTTTAGTGAAGATCTGAATCTGGATCAGCTTGGAGAAACATTCCTTAGGCCCCTcctggatttgtgtgtgtgtgtgtgtgtgtgtgtgtgtgtgtgtgacacagagagagagacagagagagggacagagagagacagatagacaggaagggagagaaatgagaagcgtcaattctttgttgcagctccttagtctatttagttgttcattgattgttttctcatatgtgccttgattgggggggggggctacagcagagtgaatgatttattgctcaagccagtgactttgagctcaagccagttaccttgggcccaagccagtgaccatggggtcatgtatatgatcccacactcaaggcagtaaccctgcactcaagctggtgagcccatgctcaagccggatgagcccacactcaagctggtgacctcagggttttaaatatgagtcctctgcatcccagtctaatgcccAATCCACttcaccactacctggtcaggtgagcCCCTCCTGAATTTCTACTTGATGCTCCATTTTCATGTACAGAGAGCCACAAGTGCCAAGTTATTAAGTAAGTCTTACGTGAAACATTAAAGGTAGTAGCCAAGAAATTTAATGTGATTAAatataatcaaattaaaatatagttagtAGGTCTTCCAGAAGGAGATATTGTTATGGATATGAACCATTACAAAATGGTTTGTCTTAAagttagaatttaaataagtagaaatggaagggaagggaaatttatttaaacataGAAGGGACAGAGCTCTAGAGGGAGGCAAAAGTATAGCTTAGATAAGGGAGCAAATGATGCTTGTGTGGAAATGGTAGAGTGAGGCCAGAAAGGTAGGGTGGGGCTGAACTTTGGGGGTAGGGTGATTGGAGGCAGAGTGAAGCATGGTTGATATAGAAACTCTATGTGTAAATAAGCACGAAGGGCCAGAGATCATTCTTACACCACTGTTTAGAAATCCATGCTATGTTTTGTGATCTCAGCACACACTCAgagatgctttctgttcctatcATTTTCAGCAGACCCATCAACTTCTAAGTCATTATATAGAGGACCCTAGAGTTCATCATGATTCACACCAACCTTACCATCTTCCACCCTGAAGTTTTTGTCCTACTTGGCATCCCTGGATTAGAGGCATATGACTACTGGCTGCACATACCCCTCTGCCTCATGTACTTTACTGAACTCCTGGGGAACAGCATCTTGATAGTGGTCATCATCAAGACTGTTAACCTTCATGAGCCCATGTTCTTTTTACTTTCCATGCTGGCCATCAAAAACATCCTgctcctggctggttggctcagcggtagagtgttggcccaacgtgtggaagttccagttttgattcctgtccagggcacacaggagaagtgcccatctgcttctccacccctctccctgtcttttctctctatctctcttttcccctccctcagccaaggttccattggagcaaagttgtcacaggcactgagaatggctcaatggcctacacctcaggtgctagaatggctctggttgtagtagAGCGATACCCTGGATGGGCCGAGCaccaccctctggtgggcataccgggtggatcctgtttgggcacatacaggagtctatgTCTGCCTCCATTTCTcgcgtcagaaaaatacaaacaaaacaaaacaaaacaaaatcttgcTATCCACCACTACTGTGCCCAAGGCCCTAGCCATCTTTTGGCTCCATGTCCGTGACATTGCTTTTGATGCCTGTGTCACCcaaattttctttgtctttatgatATTTGGGGGGCGGGCAGCCATCCTATTAGCTATGGCCTTTGACCACTCTGTGGCTATCTGTGCCCCTTTGCATTATTCAACAGTGCTAACATGGCCAGTTGTGAGAACAATTGCTCTGGCCATTGTCTCCCAAAGCTTCTGCATCATCTTCCCAGTGGTTTTCTTGAGAAGCATTGCCCTTCGGCTGGACCAACATCATTCCTCATTCCTACTATGAGCATATCAAAGTAGCCTGCTTAGCCTGTGCTGACATCACCATTAATATCTGGATGGTTTCTCAGTGCTCATTGTCATGGTCATCTTGGACATAATCCTCATCACTGTGTCTTACTCACTGGTCCTACAAACAATGTTTTGTTTACCCTCCCAGGATGCCCAGCACAAGGCTCTCAGCCCTTGTGGCTCCCATTTGTGTGCTATACTCATGTTTTATGTTCCAtccctgttgggcaaacaagtgtgtaaaAAGTGTGTTATGCTTGCTTacttgtattttgcctgattggtgcatgagcatgggcCAGCAACATATATGTATAGTGTATGTAATTCTGTGGGTGATTGCTCTCAGGGCGGTAGAttacaaattgcagattgcctgcatgtttgggagaggccattgtttgctattatttgcCCAGAAAGGGGTCCCTCCCAGCCTGTTTTTGGCTGGAgggtctagagagagagagagggaaacagtttTCCCTGTCTgcttgcttgtccgccattgtgagactctaataaatgaaatgacccaccattttctggatccatagttcttttaccatctgacagaatccaatgtgaacctgcatggccatggcaccAGCCATACATTTGGCACAgctggcaggattcagatcacaTTTGTATAGAGCCGATGCCATCCTTGAGGaatggggtagaggactggtcatttgtaaggccagtggctgccaccatGGCCATACAGATTCTCAATGGCTTCAGGCAGATGGTTAAAGAACTGTGGCACTagaaattggtgggccattctatttattaaagTCCTGTAATGGtgaacaagcaaacaggcagtgaagactgcttccctttctcccatcttaggaccccaccagtctcagcagggCTCAGCCAAACAGGCTGGGCCAAAATCAGGGCTTCCAAACCCTGAAgcactccctctttctctctctgaactatccagccaagactggctggggggaaaaaccccttctccagcaaacaatagtgAACAATGGCCCCTTTCAAGCAGGAAAGCaatttgcaatttgcaatctgttgCCCTGAGGGCAGCACACGCAGCTTTccacatagactatacacacatggtgctgccccaatacaagagagcaaacctaaaaaatgCTTGTTACAAAGTTGTTTGCCCAACATCATTGCTCTCCAgagtatggttccccatggctctccttttggggTCTGTTGActggctgttttttttgttttgttttttttttcatttttctgaagctggaaacagggagagacagtcagacagactcccgcatgcgcccgaccgggatccacccggcatgcccaccaggggcgacgctctgcccaccagggggcgatgctctgcccatcctgggtgtcgccatgttgcgaccagagccactctagcgcctgaggcagaggccacagagccatccccagcgcctgggctaactttgctccaatggagccttggctgcgggaggggaagagagagacagagaggaaagcgcggtggaggggtggagaagcaaatgggcgcttctcctgtgtgccctggccgggaatcgaacccgggtcctccgcacgctaggccgacgctctaccgctgagccaaccagccagggcaactggctgttttttacagccctgtgagagaacactgaaagctctgtgcaagaagctgcccaaggtcaaaagctccaggaagaGCTGCAGTTCCAAGAACTGCAGGTCCGGCTATaggctgagcaccaacagcaCCTGGGACTGGAGTGATCTCTGGAGAAAGAATTATAGGTTtgcaagttgcagtttgccctggaaacTGAACGTTGGCACCAGtagttgttggagaaacagctGTGGTTCAGGAGCTCAAATCTCAGCTTTGAGTCAAGATActgcaggagcagcagcatccatgctggtcaagtggctctgagtcagcgggAAGAGACATTTCCAACTCTTCTTCTGAGGAcgaggaggctcaggctgaagctgccatctgcaTACTCAGAGCCCACCTGGTAGTCACCCAGATGTAAaagcccaggcagagctgatgaagTTGAgggcacaattcaggcagaaacccactgagcccctggtagggttgctgtggttgtgggacatagtgGTGAATGGCATCATGTTTTCAGGAACGGAGATGGAATacttgg is drawn from Saccopteryx leptura isolate mSacLep1 chromosome 1, mSacLep1_pri_phased_curated, whole genome shotgun sequence and contains these coding sequences:
- the OR52B2 gene encoding LOW QUALITY PROTEIN: olfactory receptor 52B2 (The sequence of the model RefSeq protein was modified relative to this genomic sequence to represent the inferred CDS: inserted 3 bases in 2 codons; substituted 1 base at 1 genomic stop codon): MIHTNLTIFHPEVFVLLGIPGLEAYDYWLHIPLCLMYFTELLGNSILIVVIIKTVNLHEPMFFLLSMLAIKNILLSTTTVPKALAIFWLHVRDIAFDACVTQIFFVFMIFGGRAAILLAMAFDHSVAICAPLHYSTVLTWPVVRTIALAIVSQSFCIIFPVVFLXEALPFGWTNIIPHSYYEHIKVACLACADITINIWXGFSVLIVMVILDIILITVSYSLVLQTMFCLPSQDAQHKALSPCGSHLCAILMFYVPSLFYLLTHHFGHNIPXYVHNMLANLDVVVPPVLNPIVYGVRSKQVQEDVAHHQFFDIKAWCCASSLG